AGAACTGGGTGAAGATGTTGGAGATACATCAACGCTCGAAGAATAATAAAATACAGGAGAAAAATTATTAAAACCCTAAAGGGAGTATAAAAATGGTAGAAGAAACAGAAAATGAAGTTGTATTAAAAGATTTAACAGCAAATCCTGCACCTTTGGGACTTTTGGGATTTGGATTAACAACTGTGCTGTTAAATATACATAATGCCGGTTTTTATCCTATGAATAGTATGATACTTGCTATGGGCTTGGCATATGGTGGAATTGCCCAGATACTTGCATGTTGGATGGAATACAAAAAGGGCAATACATTTGGAATGGTTGCATTTGGATCATACGGATTGTTCTGGTGGAGCTTTGTATTTCTGCTCATACTTCCAAAGATGGGTCTTGCAACGGCACCAGATCCAGTTTCTCTAGCAGCATATCTTTTTATGTGGGGAATATTCACATTTGTTATGTTCTTTGCAACCTTGAAACACAACAGAGGTTTACAAGTTGTATTCATGAGTCTGGCAATTTTATTCTTCCTCTTAACTGCAGGAGAATTAACTGGCAACTCAACTATAACACAAATAGCAGGATATGAGGGAATATTCACAGGATTATCTGCTGTGTATGTTGGTCTTGCATTTGTAATAAATGAAACCTACAAAAGAGATGTTCTGCTTGTATAATAACCATTAAAAATTATTTAAATAGTTATCGCCTCCTTACTAACTATTTAAGCAATAGTTATCCAATGAAATTTTAGATATAATAACTAAACTAGTATTATATCTTATTGAGGATAGCTTCAACCTCTTTTTTTACATAAAAACCAAATGGAACATATAAATACCTATATTTATTTTAAATAATAGATAGAATAATGTTATTAATATCAAATTAATGA
This Methanobacterium spitsbergense DNA region includes the following protein-coding sequences:
- a CDS encoding acetate uptake transporter, which gives rise to MVEETENEVVLKDLTANPAPLGLLGFGLTTVLLNIHNAGFYPMNSMILAMGLAYGGIAQILACWMEYKKGNTFGMVAFGSYGLFWWSFVFLLILPKMGLATAPDPVSLAAYLFMWGIFTFVMFFATLKHNRGLQVVFMSLAILFFLLTAGELTGNSTITQIAGYEGIFTGLSAVYVGLAFVINETYKRDVLLV